The following coding sequences are from one Panicum hallii strain FIL2 chromosome 5, PHallii_v3.1, whole genome shotgun sequence window:
- the LOC112891542 gene encoding cyclin-dependent protein kinase inhibitor SMR4-like — translation MESSVESAVAAAVAVGGGGYCCGGWETPKREECRIPATLPCPAAPRKAVLDLGKRRSPPKNGYFQPPDLEALFALAPRRQASTCA, via the coding sequence ATGGAGAGCAGCGTAGAGAgtgcggtggcggcggctgtggcggtgggcggcggaggGTACTGCTGCGGCGGGTGGGAGACGCCGAAGCGGGAGGAGTGCCGCATCCCGGCGACGCTCCCCTGCCCCGCGGCGCCGAGGAAGGCCGTGCTGGACTTGGGGAAGCGGCGGAGCCCGCCCAAGAACGGCTACTTCCAGCCGCCGGACCTGGAGGCGCTCTTCGcgctcgcgccgcgccgccaggCCTCAACCTGCGCGTGA